TTGGAAGCCCCTCCCTCTATCTTCTCCAAATTTACTACAACTACCAGCTCCGCCGAGATCAAAGGCTTATAATCAGCGCCTTTATCAATGCCTGACAACGCATAAACCAATGGCACTTGATCCTTATATATTCCCGATTGTATCTCTGATTGCGAGTTTTTCCTGAGAACTATAACATTATCAGAAGAGCCGGATGCCTTGAATACGCTGGTTAAACCCTCTGCAAGGGCTAATACCGAAAGAAGCACAGCCACCACAAGTCCGATTCCGAATGCCGTCAAACCGGTTGTTATTTTACGAACGGCTATGTTTCTTAGATTGTACTTTATCGGTATAGACATTCCCTTATCCTATGTATCTTAGTCCCTCTCTAATCGAACGCCTGCTAGACCCAATCGCCGGAATTATAGCCGAGAAGATTCCAACCATCATACTCACGATGATAGCCAGTAAGATCGTCTCCGGATAAAAGGCCAGTCCTTTTGCAAGACCTCCCATTGGTGTGGTGGCTAGGAAAGACTTTAAAGGATCAAAAGTTAGAACAAATATTACAACCCCCAATATTCCACCTATGGCACTCATCACGAGGCTTTCGCCCAGGATAAAAGACAATATCATAATACGGGTAAATCCCATTGTTCTTAGAACGGCAATCTCTCTAATTCGCTCCCGAGCGGAAATAGCAATTGTATTAGCCGATATAAGTATCACAACCAATACAATTATTACGCCAATCGTAGTTATTAATAGCTTCACGTTACCCAGCATCGAGACGAAACCCATCTGGAAGGCCTTTTCACTTTCCGTCTTTGTTGGATAGGCAGAATTCTCAAACAATTTATCAATTTGAGTTGCAAGCCGGGTTGCCGATTCCGCATCTCCTGCCTTCGTCCATATCGTCCCAGCCCTCCCTTTAAAACTGGGTAGCGCTTCTTCCAGATATTTTCTGTTAAAAAACAGCGCATCAGATGCGCCGGTGGCAACCTTA
The Thermodesulfobacteriota bacterium DNA segment above includes these coding regions:
- a CDS encoding ABC transporter permease — protein: MKYIPFLLKNVFRKKTRSVLTIISILIPLILICLLNSFLQVLDQPDPSETRGMFRLVTRHKVGITNPIPASYADKISRLDGVMAITNFAWFGGTYIDESSENFFARFAVEPKSLLNVFDDASMVKGSTEDWINDASGCIVGEDLVEKFGWKIGDKIVIVGTIYPVTLQLTVRGVYKVATGASDALFFNRKYLEEALPSFKGRAGTIWTKAGDAESATRLATQIDKLFENSAYPTKTESEKAFQMGFVSMLGNVKLLITTIGVIIVLVVILISANTIAISARERIREIAVLRTMGFTRIMILSFILGESLVMSAIGGILGVVIFVLTFDPLKSFLATTPMGGLAKGLAFYPETILLAIIVSMMVGIFSAIIPAIGSSRRSIREGLRYIG